In Zingiber officinale cultivar Zhangliang chromosome 3B, Zo_v1.1, whole genome shotgun sequence, a single window of DNA contains:
- the LOC121968257 gene encoding uncharacterized protein LOC121968257, giving the protein MGNCVSLSLTATRGAPSLSASKASRKLSPIESHPFHLPSPLPSFPPGGQFAKGSIDLGGLEVRQVSNFSSVWATHGGGPDDLGATFFRPSSLPAGFSPLGYYAQSNNRPLFGWLLVGRAIGSGGDVALAKPSDYTLLWSSESFNNLKQDGHGYFWLPTPPDGYRAVGLVVTGSPEKPPLDEVRCVRSDLTEEVENDEYIWSTDGFNVNASRPAVRGIAAAGVPVGSFLAQANNGMVTKLACLKNSASNFTNAMPNLNQVEALMQAYAPKIYFHSDEEYLPSSVNWFFGNGALLYQRENQSNPSTPIEPDGSNLPQGESNDGAYWIDLPAEDDRKNKVKKGDISSTKVYLHVKPMLGATFTDMAIWIFYPFNGPARAKVSFINIKLGKIGGHVGDWEHMTLRISNFTGELRRVYFSEHSAGSWEEASQVEWDGATNKPVGYASLHGHAMYARPGLVLQGNAKLGIGIRNDTDKGSSVDSGESWEVVGAEYLGVEAPPWVNYMREWGPKISYDISKELKRAERLLPGRLKKSLESIIRSLPDEVLGEEGPTGPKEKTNWAMDEK; this is encoded by the exons ATGGGAAACTGTGTCTCTTTGAGTCTGACAGCAACCCGCGGAGCGCCCTCTCTCTCTGCTTCCAAGGCCAGCAGGAAACTTTCCCCAATCGAATCGCATCCCTTTCATCTTCCATCGCCATTGCCATCTTTCCCACCAG GTGGACAATTCGCCAAGGGGAGCATCGACCTCGGCGGCCTCGAGGTTCGCCAAGTCTCCAACTTCAGCAGCGTTTGGGCGACCCACGGCGGCGGCCCCGACGATCTCGGCGCCACCTTCTTCAGGCCTTCCTCACTCCCCGccggcttctcgcccctcggCTACTATGCCCAGTCTAACAACCGCCCTCTCTTCGGCTGGCTTCTCGTCGGAAGGGCTATCGGCTCTGGCGGCGATGTGGCTCTCGCAAAGCCTTCCGACTACACCCTCCTATGGAGCAGCGAGTCGTTCAACAACCTCAAGCAAGATGGCCACGGCTACTTCTGGCTCCCGACGCCGCCGGATGGATACCGAGCAGTCGGGCTAGTCGTCACCGGCTCGCCGGAGAAACCACCTCTCGATGAAGTCCGCTGCGTGAGGAGCGACCTGACCGAAGAAGTGGAGAACGATGAGTATATTTGGAGCACCGACGGGTTCAACGTCAACGCTTCACGGCCGGCCGTGAGAGGCATCGCCGCCGCCGGCGTGCCGGTGGGGTCCTTTCTCGCTCAAGCAAATAATGGAATGGTCACAAAGTTAGCTTGTTTGAAGAACTCGGCGTCCAATTTCACCAACGCTATGCCGAATCTTAACCAAGTGGAAGCTCTCATGCAAGCTTACGCGCCGAAGATTTACTTTCACTCCGACGAGGAGTACTTGCCTTCCTCGGTGAATTGGTTCTTCGGTAACGGAGCTCTATTGTACCAGAGAGAAAACCAGAGCAATCCTTCAACTCCGATCGAGCCTGACGGATCGAATCTCCCACAGGGAGAATCCAACGACGGAGCTTACTGGATCGACCTGCCGGCCGAAGATGACCGAAAGAATAAGGTGAAGAAGGGGGACATCTCCAGCACCAAAGTCTACCTCCATGTGAAGCCCATGCTGGGCGCGACCTTCACCGACATGGCCATATGGATATTCTACCCCTTCAACGGGCCGGCAAGGGCGAAGGTGAGCTTCATCAACATCAAGTTGGGGAAGATCGGGGGGCACGTGGGTGACTGGGAGCACATGACTCTGCGGATCAGCAATTTCACCGGCGAGCTGCGGCGGGTGTACTTCAGCGAGCACAGCGCGGGGAGCTGGGAGGAGGCGTCGCAGGTGGAATGGGACGGTGCGACGAACAAACCGGTTGGGTACGCGTCGCTGCACGGGCACGCGATGTACGCCAGGCCGGGGCTAGTGCTGCAGGGGAACGCCAAGCTGGGGATCGGCATCAGGAATGACACCGACAAGGGGAGCAGCGTGGATAGCGGGGAGAGCTGGGAGGTGGTGGGGGCGGAGTACTTGGGAGTGGAGGCGCCGCCGTGGGTGAACTACATGAGGGAGTGGGGGCCGAAGATTAGCTACGACATTTCGAAGGAGCTGAAGAGAGCAGAGAGGCTGCTGCCGGGGAGGCTCAAGAAGAGTCTCGAGAGCATCATCCGGAGTCTGCCGGATGAGGTGCTGGGGGAAGAAGGGCCGACGGGGCCCAAGGAGAAGACCAACTGGGCGATGGATGAAAAGTAG
- the LOC121968258 gene encoding putative nuclease HARBI1, whose product MTHNPDRSMLQEFWRNELAEDAEDIDERRMLQLYEQRQTVHQRAQSSSSRTQRRRYLNRDREVGHARLFNDYFSDDPVYPDEIFRRRFRMKKELFLRIVDAVKNHSEYFQWKVDAAGKKGLSPLQKCTAAIRQLAYGAPADHYDEYLRIAETTVIQCLFNFCRCVIEVFGAQYLRRPNAADIQHLLEMHEQRHGFPGMLGSLDCMHWQWKNCPVAWKGQFTRGDHGVPTIVLEAVASSDLWIWHAFFGIAGSRNDINVLNESPLFNDVLQGNAPEVNFTINNTQYTKGYYLTDGIYPEWATFVKSFPCPQDPKRKIFKERQEAARKDVERAFGVLQSRWAMIKGPGRFWYKDNLKDIMYTCIILHNMIIENEGDAVVNWSDDEGDSQSQIFQGSTQEFQAYIRRNYELRDNQLHHQLRADLVEYIWARYNCNQ is encoded by the coding sequence ATGACTCACAATCCAGATCGATCTATGCTTCAGGAATTCTGGAGAAATGAATTGGCGGAAGATGCGGAGGATATAGATGAACGAAGAATGCTCCAACTATATGAGCAGCGACAAACGGTACATCAAAGAGCTCAAAGTTCTTCCAGTAGAACACAGAGGAGAAGGTATTTGAATCGGGATCGTGAAGTTGGGCATGCTCGTCTTTTCAATGATTACTTTTCTGATGATCCGGTATATCCTGATGAAATATTTCGACGTCGATTTCGAATGAAAAAAGAGTTATTCCTTCGTATAGTTGATGCCGTGAAAAATCATTCCGAATATTTTCAATGGAAGGTCGATGCAGCAGGGAAAAAAGGTTTGTCACCACTTCAGAAATGCACAGCGGCTATTCGTCAATTGGCGTATGGAGCCCCTGCTGATCATTATGATGAGTATCTACGGATTGCTGAAACAACTGTCATCCAATGTTTATTCAACTTTTGCCGATGTGTAATTGAAGTGTTTGGTGCCCAATATTTAAGAAGACCTAATGCTGCTGATATCCAACACTTGCTTGAAATGCATGAGCAGAGACATGGTTTCCCTGGCATGTTGGGCAGTCTTGATTGTATGCATTGGCAATGGAAAAATTGCCCCGTCGCTTGGAAAGGTCAGTTTACTCGAGGAGATCATGGCGTCCCAACAATTGTGCTCGAAGCCGTTGCATCTTCGGACTTGTGGATATGGCATGCCTTTTTTGGGATTGCAGGGTCACGCAATGATATCAATGTGCTTAATGAATCACCATTATTCAACGACGTCTTACAAGGGAATGCACCAGAGGTTAATTTCACGATTAATAATACACAATATACAAAAGGATACTATCTGACCGATGGGATCTATCCAGAATGGGCTACTTTCGTCAAGAGCTTTCCATGTCCCCAGGAtcctaaaagaaaaatatttaaggaacGACAGGAGGCTGCGAGAAAAGATGTCGAGAGGGCATTTGGGGTGCTCCAATCACGATGGGCAATGATAAAAGGTCCAGGACGATTTTGGTACAAGGATaatttgaaggacatcatgtataCCTGTATTATTTTGCACAACATGATTATTGAGAATGAGGGAGATGCAGTAGTCAATTGGTCGGACGATGAAGGAGATTCTCAATCACAAATATTTCAAGGCTCCACTCAAGAATTCCAAGCATATATCCGTAGAAATTACGAGCTACGTGATAATCAGTTACATCATCAACTTCGAGCCGACTTAGTTGAGTATATCTGGGCACGCTATAATTGTAATCagtga